CATGGAAAACTTGTGGAAGGAATAAATGGTGTGCTGTGCGCGAtagtgtgcgagtgtgtataTGAGTGAGttcagttgtgtgtgtgtgtgtgtttgtgtatgaaGACGTCGCGGCGCTGgtatcagcaacagcagcaacagcagcagcagcagctagcAAGCGAGTGAGGTAGACCAGACGCAGGAACGTTGAAAAGGGGGCATAGAAGAAAAGGCAGGTTTCCCGAACCGACGTCGTCTTCGAAGCGTACCAACACTAGCACATCCCGTACACGCACACGAGCACGTACACAGCCACAACTGATCTAAGTAAGTGGCGGTCTCGCGCGGCTGTCAAGTACGTAGTGCGATGAATATTGCAAACAGCAGCGGAAGTGCGGGAGTGCGGATGGATGGTGGCAAATGGTGAGGAGTGATTTTCTGGCACGTCGGCTTCTTCTCCGAGCAGCCGGTGGTGTACGGTGGAGACAgcggcagcagctgcagcactGCCAGGAAAGAACACATACGAACGCACGCATAAGACCGTCTTCCCGTGCGTGGAAAATGTGCTgaagcaaaaaggaagaagCATTTTACCAAGAGTTTGGGAAATCCGGATCCGGTGCGTTACGAGCGGAAAACCCACACAGGAAATCGCTCGCTCGACGTAGCGAGAGCTTATATATATGTACATTAATATATAGCAagtatatacatatatatgcGACTGCGATCTGTGTGTATATATACGGGACACATCGGGTGTCAGCAGAGTGTCGAGTCGAAATTGTTGTATGTGCCCCGAAGTCACCCGGCTGTGTATGCGTTATAGCTGGGGTTCAAGTGGAGTTAGAAACCCCCCGGCCAGTATAGTGAGGTTACGATGAAGATTTCATCCTAAAAGGATTAGTTTCGTTTCGATCTCTTCTTCGCCGGAAAACCGAACGTTTGTGCCTAATGTGATGTATTAGTATGTAAGAGTTTGAACCGTGGCGAATACCGTTTCACATTTACCCCGCAAACTGTGTGGAGACTTCATGGTTGAATTTGTATTTTCCATCTAGGTCGTGACGTGCCTGGTTGGTGGTTAAAAGACATTTTTGCTAGTAACCGGTGCAGGATAGCGAGCTAGTGGCTTGGTGAGTTTATCCGGTTTTATTTGTACAACGAAGGCACGTGCGGGTATTGTCTAGTGGTCGGGGTAATTGGTTAAGACAAGACATACACCCTTCAGCAAGTGGTGGGCGATTCCCATACGGGAGGCGGAGGACACTTCCGCCACCGGACGGTTGTGGAATCGTTGTCGGAATCGTACGATGGCACCCTCGCCAGAACTTGGACAGCCGAAAGCGCCCGACAAACCGGGCACAGATGAGGCACAGCATGTGGAACCATCGACTTCCGGCGAAGTGACCGAACGTACGTGCACCACAGCTGCTCCTGCAGGAAGTGCTAGCAGTGAGCCAGATGTTAATAATAGCTCCAATGCGGTAGGCGGTACCACGAGCTCTtcaatcaacagcagcaacatgaaGGCTGGTACGAGCGCTGCCCCGGTCGGAGTTCCACCCGTCATTAGTACGATGGCCATGTCGGCAGCAACAAcgaccactaccaccactcCGGCTACGGCGGTGAAGGTATCATCGTCTACAACATCATCCGCCCTAACGCCAACATCTGCCGCATCATCCGCCTCCAATAGTAGCCATGGTAAAGCTGCGGAAAGCAGTAAGAATTCATCATCCAGTACCGCCGGTAACAACAAAGACAACCACCAGCAGTCCTCGTTTGCACAGGAACCGGTACGTAGGATTCCGTCCAGAGAGTATACATTTTGATGAAGTAGAGGGAAGACAAAATCGACCCTTTACTGACACCTAATTGTTGCTATTGGAAGTGGAAGAAtgtttttaagaaaaaatgttattttttagcaTGAAATAGCAAAAAATCGGCCATATTTGTTGTTTGACGTTTGAAGTAACACACTGTCAGATGGGGTTCTGCTTTTTTTGCCGAATGTTTTCTGTTGGCTGAATCGTTGTGTATGGatgttttgtgcgtgtgtgagtgcgccCATCTTGTCATTCTCTTTCAAATAGGTTCGATGCAATTTATCGTATTTTGTACATCGTGTTGTGTACaaatgtacgtgtgtgtgtgggtagcaggttgcatttttgttcgggaaagagatgaaaacacatacatacgccTCCCGTCAAAAGTGCATTGCAGAAATgtcaaaaacattttccaatttggcgacgtgaaatgaagaaattaaattaaagcgaATATTTGTCTGTATCATGAAAATATCAAGGTTGCAAATAgcgaaaaatggtaaaataggCTTTATTCGTATATTATTTTTGTGTCGGATAATACATACACAACGAAAGAGATTTCTCTGTGCGATGAATTCGATGTTTTCATGTGTCATCAACCATATCAGATGAATGTGGTTGTGTGGTGTTCGGGACAAtgttggttggtgtgtgttggaggtttggattttattttgaacaCCTTCAAACTAGGATACGGCGAAAGCAGGAGGATGTTCACAGCACGTGCCTGCATTATATGCAATTTTGGACCCAGATGCACGAAACCCCCTTCTAAGATTTCTGCACAAGATGGCAATCGtggtaatattaaaatatagctatacaaataaaaccatttacaGTGTGTAATTGTATCTTGatggtttctattttttatccATCTTCATATATTTTGTTGTAActccaaaatttaaatttattttttgttaggaATTGTACGAAGGCGGGTTATTAAGAAATATTCTCCTTTCGTGTGCCTACATTGGCTATGTTAATTGcatgttttttcttgtttaaaaTCTTTCACCTAATTCCAGATTCTTTAATAATGAACCCTTTCGCACAATTTCATTTCAGCTCGCAACCATGAATGAAGATGCTCTAAAAGCTTTGCTGGATGAAGCGATCACTTACAAATGCCCGAAGGATCGTGAGCATAAGAGCGCGACATTTAATGTTCgtaattttcattacaatgaTCTATATACTGAGGATTAGAAACCTTTATTCAATTCTTTCTTTATCCCTTTGTATCCTTAATAAATATAGGAACTGTTGAGCAAAACGGAACGCGAAGACCAAGAACAAAATTTTTCCTTCACCAGTCGGCCAGTACACAGCAAACGAGCCTCCGCCCGTCCGACGCAGGGCGGTTCACTGCAGGACATAACAGAAGCCACCAAGCAAGAGTATGGATACACAGAGTACTGTTCTGGTTCGAGCCTTTCTCACAAACGGCATGGTGGCGGCGGTCATGGTGGTTCCCGCAGCAAGCGTCAAATATCGTCGGTTTCCTCGAGGCAGCGCGAGGGTGGCAGTCTGCCTAGTAACGTGAACGAAACAACCACACCGTCCTACATCAGCGAGCAACCGTTCCTGAACGAAGTGCGCCGTCCGCTTAAATCGACGTCGGCAAAGTTTTCCGCCAAAAGCAACGACTATGGAGCGCTACTGCAATCGGCCCCGCTGAATGCGATCGGGGCAAGCGATTGGGGCGGTATTAGTGGTCTGGCTGGTGAGGAATCTCAATCGAATGTTGCCAGTGGCGAGACCGGAGTTGAAAGCACGAGTATTGGTTTTATACGGGGTGGCGGGGTCGTTGTTACGGgacctgcagcagcagcacataCTGTCATCAATATGGGCGAGCTAGATTCAGATGAGGGGCCGTCCGGTAATCGGGGTTTCCGGGAGATATTTTCCGGTCACGCAAACAACGCACTACAACAGGTAAGTAAGAAACGCTGGGCATTGGCGATGGTGGTCAGATGTACAGGATTCGAACAGTCACTGTTGAAACACATTGCTACTCGGAATTCTCTGTCTGCATCTGGCTACATCAGCATTACCCGCGTTGGCTAGGCATTAGGCGGAAGGTAAAAACCACACCCACACCCATCTGGTTAATGTATTCagttgtgtatgtttgtgtctCAGAACAATCACTACGAATCCAGCGCGGACGAAATCGAAATGACGGGCATGGGCGCTTCCGCCAACAGTACGTCTGCGACCGGCGGCATAGGCTGCACTGCTGCGAGCGCTGGCAGCGGCAGCGGGATTGGCGGTGCAACTGTATCCACCGGAACAACCATTACATACGGCGGATCGGGAGCAGATACGTATGGCAACGGGGGCACtaatagcaacagcagcacatcCAGCAGCATCAGTAGCAGTAGCGGGGCCAACCTTGTAGGATCAGCTCCGGGAGCGGGCGGAGGACTTTCTTCGTCAAAGAAAACGTTCTGCTACTCTAAAGCACAGTACACGACGCAGGCATGCCTGGAAATAGGGCAGGCAACTAATAGGCCGTCGGCGGTACATCATGTTGATACGACCGTTTCGTTACCGATGCTAGAGGCAGTTCAGCTCGGTTCCACATATCCGGCGGTAAAGTGTATGATAGACAGCAGCAAAGTGGATCAATCCACCATTAAGTCGGTACTTTCGTCAAGCAATCAGTTCATATCGACAACGAGAAGTAGCCTCACTTATCCGACAATACAGGTAAGCTggaagaaaatcgaaaatatCCATTATTACTTGACCGCTTTCTGTCTTCTATTTTTTAGCAAAAGTTTGATGAGAATGGAAACTCTGTTTCGCAGTTTGGCGGTAGCGGAAGCGGCGGTGGTCTCGGTTCATCCGGTAGCGGCAATCAGATGGGAGTCGGTGGTTCGGGCAGTGGCTCTGGAAGCAAAAAATCTCGTAAACCTAAATCCGATCGCAACACGGTAGTGGTTGTACCAGAAAATATAGCCGGCTATCGAGGCAAATCCGATATCGAGGCCCTCGTCAGCTACATCGAAAATACTGATAATGATAAGTCACACCAACCGCAACATCAACTatctcagcagcaacaattgcagcttcaacagcagcaattACAATCATCGCAACATTCGTCCTCGAAAGGTGGTAGTGTCGGTGGTGGCAACAATGCGCCTGGTGGAGCTTCAGGAATAAATTCCAAAAATACCAACGCCAAACAGATGGGTATCGCGAGCAACAGCTTAACGAGTGGTGGCTTAGGAACGGTCGATAATGGAGGGgaggaaaaatcgaaacggAAGAATGATAAGAAACGTGATCGAGCGGCCAAGATGAAGAAAAGCAATTCTCTCGAAGAGCTAAGCAGTTGTAGCCGGAAAAAGGTTGAGGAGGAAAACACACGACAGAATCATGTGGAAAAGGCCCGTGCACAGGAAACGGATCCGGCCGTAACGTTGCGCAACAGCAAGTCGAAAAAGTCTGCCCAAACTGCAGCGAATGCCGGCAGTGCAAGTGGTGGTGCTTCCGTTGCATCTGCATCGAGTCTGGCCGGAACGAAGGACGCTAGTGGAGGGAAACGTTCCGAGAGAAGATCCTGGGGAACGGAAGAGTTGAGTTTCTTCGGTAACGATGCAACGGCTGCATCATCGATTCAGGCGAGCGGCGACGATGGTGGTTTGTCAACGACTGTTGCTCCCCCAGCTGTTGGCGGAGGAAAGGGTAAAAAGGCCAAAGATCAGAATGTAACAACTGTTGTGCTGAATAGCAATAACGGCAGTAAGAATAGCAGCTCCACTGCAACCGTATCCGATGTGTGCGCAGCGGTAAATCATAACAATAAGAAGCGCGATTCGTTGCGTATGTCAGTGGAATCATTGTCGGCCCTCGGTGGCAGCGTCGGCGCTAGTGGAGAATCGTCCGATTTTCTCGtggtaacaaaaaagaaaaaaacgaaaaagaagacTCAAGCTCTCGGTTCGGAGGAATTGAGTAATTCTAACTCAGCCGGCAACTCGTTGATCAATCGCCGATATCAAGGAGCGGGTATTGCTGGCGGAAATTACGGACGAAACGTATCCAACAGTGGCAACAACggtggtggtaatggtggCAACGGTGGCAGATATCAGCCCAGCAGCCATTTCACCGCAGATCGTGAGGTTTACATGAACAACGACGTATCGAGACGAAAATCGACGTCTTCTGTGCCACCTTCCGAGAAGTCAGATTCCAGCGATGCAGATTCGGTCCACTCGTTACCGATCGAAACGAACGCGTCCCGTAAGCAACAGCAGAAGCAACAGAATCAACAGTCTAAAGGTAAAAGCAATCAGCAACagccacagcaacagcagcagactAGTCAACAGCGGCAGGGTTCGGGCTTGGCGGCAACATCCCAATCCTATGCAGCAATTGCACGGATCGCGAATGTGGAAAAAGCTGGAACCGGTGCCGGTGCGAGTGCCAGTGGTTCGATTGCTGGTATTGGGGATGGTTCGGGTAATCATGCCGAAGGCACCTCGAACGCGTCCACCAACGTGAACATGATACAAGATCTCAACTCATCGGAAGCCTTCCCGCAACTAGTCGAATCGCAGCAATTCCATCCGCATCCGGCTTCGTTGTCGTCGAGCCAACAGCAAGCTCAGCTGCAATCACTATCGCATGTTTCGTGCAATAATAGCGGCGGCAATGTACATAGCAGCGCTCCAAATACCAATAGCGCCGTTAGCAATAGTAGCATAAGTAATAATAGTCATACACTAGTGGGTAGTACCACAACACGGGCGACGTACTCACAAAGTTTGCTCACGGCTGTGAACAACTCGAACGATGAGGGTAACAAACAGCAGTACGCTTCGACCAGTAGTGCTGCCACGGGTACAGCAGCAGGAACaaacggcaacagcagcaacgaaaTGGTGATCGTTGGATCAGCCGCTGCAAATAATGGAGGCCATCCATCGAAGAGCGTTCCTGACAGCACCAAAGCGTCACTTCACAAGTCAAAGAGTGTCGATAATAATGATATCTACTACTCGAACGAGCATTACCCAGCGCTGGAGAAAACGGTTAAGAGCTACCACCATACCAGGGCGAACAACAGTGCCGATCCTAGCGCGGTTGGATCGTCTGCTGTGAACCCCACCAATATTGCCAATAGTAAAAATGCATCGAAGACATCAGCTACGGTAGTATCTAGCAGCAGCGCAAATTCCTCCTTGAACACGTTAAGCTTTGGGCAGGTTGCTGCTTCCACCGTATCCAGCACACAATCGGCAATGTCTAGTGCCACTGCGACAGTCAACCTTGCCGGTACGAAGAAAGGCAAGGCGAAAAAGGATCTCAGTGGAAACGTTATGACGGTAGCTACGGCAACACCAGTACAGCAACAGCATACAGATGCTGAATCTGCCAGCTGTAACGAATCCTGGAATCATGCCAGTGCGATGGTGATCGACACTGACTCACAAACTAGTACCATGTTACCGTTTGATACGCGAAGCCCTATGAACGGTGGTCCGGGTGTAAATactattaatttcattcaaacATCGCCCCAACCGCAGCAACAGCTTGGGCCCGCCGTCAGTGGCATTTCATCCGGGTCGCAGAATGTTGCTACGAACATGAACATGACGGGATCTTCAACAACATCGGGTAAGCGGCAGAAAAAGGACAAACATCAGCATCACTCCATCTCCACGTCAGTGGCGGATAAAAAGACGGGAGGTAACTCGGCCAGTTCGGGTACGGCAATCAACAATCCCAACAACAATCAGGTAACCAGAAACAAGAATCGTCCTGCCGTAATAATCGTGAACGACAACGAACCAAAGTCAAACGAATTTACGTTCGGGTTCGACATCGATCAGGAACTGCTTTTTGGCGACTTTAGTGAGGAAGATCGTAAGCTGCTCGAAGGTGATGATAATTGTCCCGAACCACCGAAAAGCAATGGTAAACAACAGCGCCGTAACAGTGCGGCAACGGGTGTCGAGCATCCGGTTCAGTCACAGTCGGTAACGATTTTgccgaacaacaacagcagtgcTGCGGTACAAACAACGGACCTCGATTACGCGCtggtgcagcagcaacaatcaaCCGCTTCCTTATCGCCAACTGTGACACTAAATGATACGCGCAACAGTAGTATCAGCAAAGCGTCACCTTCATCAGGATCCTCATCCGTTTCGTCTTCATCGGCTTCCCTCTCCTCGGCTACCACGTGCAACAgttaccagcagcagcaacagccacAACCTTCACTCCCGATGGTACAAATGGCGATCGTTGATCAACCGATCGATGCAACCGAAACGCCAGCTGATGCAACGATGACGGGAACGAACATATACCATCCGCCTCCACCGGTTGCTTCCACCTTGCTATTGCGCGCGATTTACACACAGCCACCACCCACTCTTCCACCACAACATCTGACCCCACAGCCCGCGCCATCGGCCACCGCGACCGGGCCAGTACgacatcatcaacagcaacctCAACCGCCATTGCATcaccagcaacatcatcacaaCCAGTACGCTCTTCCACCACCGGTAATGACACCAGTGGTTGGTGCTGTACCAACGGTCAGCGCTACCGTGGCAGTACCGGTTAAGGATGTGAACGCAAACGCAGCAGCCCCTCCCGTGGTTGCGGTACCAGCGGGTCATCTCATCACCGTTCCTCCACCACCTCTATCGTCGCTGGCAATTGTTCCAAACTATGGTGCGGCAGTACTTTTGCCAGCAGCATCCGCTCTTCCACCGATCGCTGTTACCGCACCGCTCGTTGTTCCTGCAGCGCCTACCACCACGCTGATCGTTGCCCAACCGCTAGAAAGTAGTAAAGAGCTCGTTGCGAGCACGGCACCGACTGTGCAGAACGatataacaaacaacaactgtGCTCCACACAACAATTCGTCGCAAACGAATGCAGTTACACACAACAATAGTGTTGCTCAAAGctatcatcaacagcagcagctacagcagcagcagcagcaacagcaacaactgtCCAAGATTCAAATAATGACAGTTGACACTGCCGCACAGACCCAATCGATACCGTCACCATCGCAACAGTCTTCGTCTACGTTGACCACTGTGGAACCGACGAAGACTAACGCCCAACCGATGGTGCTCGAAAAGATGAAAGAGATCAATCTGCGATTTATCGCACCGGAAGATGTACACACGACGGAATACAATCATGATAAGATTGTGTTTTTCGTAGGAACAGGTAGGTCACGCAATGATGCTTTGTTCatgtatgggttttttttttgtttgcatgatGCTTTTAATGTAAATCGAacaaatttgccaaaaagaatGACAATTAAAATTGGCTTAGAAAACATTAATCAAACCCAGCACACTAATCCATTCTCTATTGTTTCAGCATGGGAGGATGCCATCTGCGGCAGCAATGGTACCACAAAGTACTACGAAGGCCAGTAATCGTGTGAGTGCCGGTATAAACTAATTCAACAGCAATAGTGTGTAGTGCAAGTGGGGTTAAACATTAGCCGTATCAGTGTATCCAACTCGCTAAGTCAGATTAGTTTGTAAATACAAGAGCAACAAACAGTGCGCGCTTGCTGTGAAACGTCTAGGTCAAAAACTATGGTTTACGAAAtcgagacaaaaacaaaaaaaaaatgcttagcATTCGCAacataagaaacaaaacaaaacaaaaaatggggaGGGAAACGATAAACGAGCAGTCGAAGAGCTGAAAATTGAACAGGGTTCAGGATGCACAACAAACTGCGGGTGTGTTGTATAGTTTAAGGGCAaaaagtatatatatatatacatgtaGGTAAACATCATAAGAGTACGTTTAAAAACGctaaaaagcagcaaaaccaGTATGCATCTTCGATTACGCACGGAATGAGTTGTTGTTTACTACTAGCGTCGCAGCGTCTCCGTTTGCGGATGCGGTGAGCGCACGGAGAGAGCAAATCAtgtttttcgtatttttttttttattgtttacacAACATTGTAAGTTACCCTCACACCCGATCTGTTTCTTTTATCGTTTGCACGTTTGCATCAGGGTTCGCTATCCGCATCGTACCATACGCCACATGCCCTATTGTAATATCCTTAGGAATCATGCTACAAGGTTATATACGGATAGGCTCTCCGTATCCGTGCCATTGTCGATTGTCGGTGTTGTCTCTTTGTGGCGAAAAGGATTTCTTCTATGCTTATGCAAACAAAGAACAGAGATGCAAAAAATACCAACCAAAATAAGTGCTGTTATCCCCGATTTCGCATTGTACTGAAATTCAACtacacaaaccacacacacacgtacacatttaAGTGACTGCTAGGGAATGCTCGAATGGTAGGGAAGAAAGGATGaccaattgtttttttttttttacttttcgttgTTAAACATGCTTATCAATTCTCTCGTTTGTTTcgtattgctttgttttagaCAACCCTGAAACAGCGTATTGTTACATGGACAATATAGGATACGTTTACAGATATAGAAACCCTACGTTGTGTCCGATGTAGATTTCGGAGTTGTTCTCCCGTTGCTTCACAGTATGTTGTTAGGGTGAAGCGATGATAAATGGAAGTTAGAGAACCGACAAGCAAAGAAGAGACGTCAGTTTGTGGATACTAGGCACCTGCATACCAAGTGGTGGGGCATAAATGTGTAGGATGGCtataaaataagcaaaaaccccaacaaaaaaaaagcttaagaAAAACAGCTTAAAGTCAAAAAGCTAATTGAAAAGCACGACGTAACCAGTTAGTatgtttaaaacacaaaaagagaGGGAAATATGTTCAATGTCGCattggcgtgtgtgtgagtgaacaGTTTGTGTCGGTAATCTAGAATGAATGCGAGAAGCATGTGTGCGAGGTTTCGTCAATGTGTACCGTACCGGCAGAACAAACAGCAATCGGGTGCAATGTGTATTGAGTTTTCTGAAAGCAGCGATTGTGGGTGGTACGAGAAAAACGCGCTCTGTACATAAGAGAAACCGCGTGTGTGCATGCgactgttgtgtgtgtttgtaaagtagtgcgaataaattattaatactaaaaaaaaagtggaaaaaagaagGTAACATAACAACCAATGTGATTTTAGTAACTAAACAATGTAGAGACGAGAGCaaatactgaaaaaaaaacttattaaaggaaggaaaaacacgaGCGCCAGGTAGAGAGATAGGgttatataaaatattacacacTAGGAGGATGTAAAAATATATGGAAATGCGATTGCGGGGGATAGTAGCAGACGTGCAGCACTTATAATCTGCCGAGGCACCATCCAGTGGGAAAATTAAGATGAAAAAGATCAAACCGTGCAAGGTGCAACAGCAGCGTGATAGGATGTAGAGAGCGATTTTCTCGTAATAATGCAGAATCATCATCTTTTCTCGCGTGTCGCACAAAACGGTGGCCAAGAGTGTATAATAGGCGCCTCCGGTGCAAACGACCGTTAAGGCGCAAAAGTTTGTGAAGACACGGGAAAGAACAATGAGTCAATcaggaagaaaaacgaagCTTGTCCAGATAAGCTGCGTCAGTGGCGACGACGAGTATCGAGTTAACAATCGAATTTGTGTAGTCGTGGAACGAAAGCGCATATGAGGCACACAGCCGAAAGTCGTAGTATGCTAGTGAAACACAGTGCGCGATGTGCGCTGCTAGGGGTTAATAAGGGGTGAGGAACGCGCATACATAGCAGCATTAGGGTAGTACCGGGGGTAACGCGATGGAGGTGAATGTCGACGTGTAGGCAAACCAACACAGCGAGAAAGCAACAGTGGCAAACTCGTATTGTTCAGAAGGAAAAAGCATTCTTCCTGCCGGGATGCAGCATGCCTTGCTGAACAGTATAgagcttttgttgttgttttttttttctcgtgcaACAAGCCATGCCCCGTAAATAATCGATCTATAAGGACTGCAAACCGATCAGAGCTACTGTAACTGTAATTAAGAGTTATATTATATATACAATATTTAAAGCGAAAACTTTCGTTACGGTCCCGCTGGGTAGGCAAGGGAGGGGTGGGGATGTGGGAGCGGCAAGTGTGTTACGGACAGGAAAGGAAAGTAAGTCAAAGGTTTGTAGAAGCTTATT
This region of Anopheles marshallii chromosome 2, idAnoMarsDA_429_01, whole genome shotgun sequence genomic DNA includes:
- the LOC128719835 gene encoding mucin-19; translated protein: MAPSPELGQPKAPDKPGTDEAQHVEPSTSGEVTERTCTTAAPAGSASSEPDVNNSSNAVGGTTSSSINSSNMKAGTSAAPVGVPPVISTMAMSAATTTTTTTPATAVKVSSSTTSSALTPTSAASSASNSSHGKAAESSKNSSSSTAGNNKDNHQQSSFAQEPLATMNEDALKALLDEAITYKCPKDREHKSATFNELLSKTEREDQEQNFSFTSRPVHSKRASARPTQGGSLQDITEATKQEYGYTEYCSGSSLSHKRHGGGGHGGSRSKRQISSVSSRQREGGSLPSNVNETTTPSYISEQPFLNEVRRPLKSTSAKFSAKSNDYGALLQSAPLNAIGASDWGGISGLAGEESQSNVASGETGVESTSIGFIRGGGVVVTGPAAAAHTVINMGELDSDEGPSGNRGFREIFSGHANNALQQLCMFVSQNNHYESSADEIEMTGMGASANSTSATGGIGCTAASAGSGSGIGGATVSTGTTITYGGSGADTYGNGGTNSNSSTSSSISSSSGANLVGSAPGAGGGLSSSKKTFCYSKAQYTTQACLEIGQATNRPSAVHHVDTTVSLPMLEAVQLGSTYPAVKCMIDSSKVDQSTIKSVLSSSNQFISTTRSSLTYPTIQQKFDENGNSVSQFGGSGSGGGLGSSGSGNQMGVGGSGSGSGSKKSRKPKSDRNTVVVVPENIAGYRGKSDIEALVSYIENTDNDKSHQPQHQLSQQQQLQLQQQQLQSSQHSSSKGGSVGGGNNAPGGASGINSKNTNAKQMGIASNSLTSGGLGTVDNGGEEKSKRKNDKKRDRAAKMKKSNSLEELSSCSRKKVEEENTRQNHVEKARAQETDPAVTLRNSKSKKSAQTAANAGSASGGASVASASSLAGTKDASGGKRSERRSWGTEELSFFGNDATAASSIQASGDDGGLSTTVAPPAVGGGKGKKAKDQNVTTVVLNSNNGSKNSSSTATVSDVCAAVNHNNKKRDSLRMSVESLSALGGSVGASGESSDFLVVTKKKKTKKKTQALGSEELSNSNSAGNSLINRRYQGAGIAGGNYGRNVSNSGNNGGGNGGNGGRYQPSSHFTADREVYMNNDVSRRKSTSSVPPSEKSDSSDADSVHSLPIETNASRKQQQKQQNQQSKGKSNQQQPQQQQQTSQQRQGSGLAATSQSYAAIARIANVEKAGTGAGASASGSIAGIGDGSGNHAEGTSNASTNVNMIQDLNSSEAFPQLVESQQFHPHPASLSSSQQQAQLQSLSHVSCNNSGGNVHSSAPNTNSAVSNSSISNNSHTLVGSTTTRATYSQSLLTAVNNSNDEGNKQQYASTSSAATGTAAGTNGNSSNEMVIVGSAAANNGGHPSKSVPDSTKASLHKSKSVDNNDIYYSNEHYPALEKTVKSYHHTRANNSADPSAVGSSAVNPTNIANSKNASKTSATVVSSSSANSSLNTLSFGQVAASTVSSTQSAMSSATATVNLAGTKKGKAKKDLSGNVMTVATATPVQQQHTDAESASCNESWNHASAMVIDTDSQTSTMLPFDTRSPMNGGPGVNTINFIQTSPQPQQQLGPAVSGISSGSQNVATNMNMTGSSTTSGKRQKKDKHQHHSISTSVADKKTGGNSASSGTAINNPNNNQVTRNKNRPAVIIVNDNEPKSNEFTFGFDIDQELLFGDFSEEDRKLLEGDDNCPEPPKSNGKQQRRNSAATGVEHPVQSQSVTILPNNNSSAAVQTTDLDYALVQQQQSTASLSPTVTLNDTRNSSISKASPSSGSSSVSSSSASLSSATTCNSYQQQQQPQPSLPMVQMAIVDQPIDATETPADATMTGTNIYHPPPPVASTLLLRAIYTQPPPTLPPQHLTPQPAPSATATGPVRHHQQQPQPPLHHQQHHHNQYALPPPVMTPVVGAVPTVSATVAVPVKDVNANAAAPPVVAVPAGHLITVPPPPLSSLAIVPNYGAAVLLPAASALPPIAVTAPLVVPAAPTTTLIVAQPLESSKELVASTAPTVQNDITNNNCAPHNNSSQTNAVTHNNSVAQSYHQQQQLQQQQQQQQQLSKIQIMTVDTAAQTQSIPSPSQQSSSTLTTVEPTKTNAQPMVLEKMKEINLRFIAPEDVHTTEYNHDKIVFFVGTAWEDAICGSNGTTKYYEGQ